In the genome of Candidatus Binatia bacterium, the window TTTGCCACCCGGGCGCGCCGCCGCGTGGCAAACGCCTCGGCCCCAGCAAGCAAGGCAAAGCGCACCTCTCCTTTAGCAATGCGAGCAGCAATCTCGTTCACCAACCACTGAGGGGTGTTACCGCCCAGGGTCGAGTACCAGAGTTGCGCCGGCTTGGCATCGAACCGTGCCGCCAAGGCTCCCGGCGGGTTCGCATAAGACCAGCCGAGAATGTTCACGACTGCGGCCAGATCGATCTTTGCCAGAGCGGCGGGCGCTAGGCCCGCATGCTCCGCAGCGCGCTGGGCGGCGATGGTCATGAGCCCGAGAGGCTCCTCCGCACGGAGCGGGTCCACGTCGCGTTGGGTGATTTGCCCCCCACCAATCAGAACCGGAATGCGGTCTTCGGACAACGCTGCCATGTTCGCGTGCCTTTTCCCTTGAGGATCCGTGCGTTCGCAGCGGCGAGCTCACGAATACACGATGACGCTGCGCGCCACCTCGCCAGACTCCATCGCGGCAAAGGCATCGTTGACTTGATCCAAGGAAATGCGGCGCGAAATCAGCTCGTCGAGCTTCAGCCGCTTCTGCACGTACAACTCGAGCAGCTTCGGCATGTCGCGCCGCATGTGCGCCGAGCCATACAGCGAGCCCACCACCGACTTCTCTTCCAGCGGAATCGCCGACGCCGGCAGGCTCACCGTCTGGTCGAAGCCGGGAACACCCACCACAATCACTTTGCCGCCGCGGCGCACGGACAAAAATGCCTGGGTGATGATTTCCGGCATGCCGATCACTTCGAAGGCAAAGTCCACGCCGCGGCCCTCGGTTAGCGAGCGAATCGCATCGGGCACATCGCTGGTTTGTGTGGCGTTAATCGTGTCCGTAGCGCCGAACTCGCGAGCCCACTGAAGCTTTTTGTCCACGAGGTCAACAGCAATGATGCGCGCGGCACCGCACAGCACGGCTCCTTGAACCACATTCAGTCCAACGCCTCCGCAACCGAACACAGCCACGGTTTGTCCGGGCCGCAACTTGGCCGTGTTCGTCACCGCACCCACTCCGGTCATCACCCCGCAACCCACCAAGCAAGCCCGATCGAGTGGCACATTCTCAGGGATCTTGATGCAAGCCGAAGCCCGCACCAGCGTGCGTTCGGCAAACGAGGCGACGCCCGCCATGCGGGAAATTGCCTGGCCATCCTTCTCAAAAGCGGTTTCCTCGCCCGCCATCATGGCTTTGATGGCTGCGTCGCAGAGGTGCTCCTCGCCATCGATGCAGTACGCACAGCGCCCACAACTTTGTACCCAAGCCAACACCACGTGGTCGCCAGGTTTGAGCCCGACAACATCTTTCCCTACCTCTTCCACGATGCCGGCGCCTTCGTGGCCGAGAATCACCGGCGGCGGGAACGGCAGTTTGGCTTGTTGGACCGACAAATCGGAGTGGCACACCCCACTCGCAGCCATTTTCACCACCACTTCATCCGGACGCGGATCGCGCAGGCGCACCTGCTCGATCTTGAGAGGCTCGAAAAAGTTGTACAACACTGCTCCACGAACCATGGCTCCACCTCACTGAGAAGTTTTCCGCCTTCTCGTACGCGCCTGCCACCGCCGAGGCAAGCGGGGCGAGGGGCAAACCATCAGTGCATCGTTGGCCCCGGTTCCGCGCACCCATCCACGAACGGGATCCACTCGAAGGGAAGGCCGATGGCGCTGGCGCAACCCACCGTGCGACTGCTCAGTGAAATCACTTTTTCTGCGGGTCTACGTTGCCTGCAGCGGCACCTCGTGACTACAAGCGCCTCACTGCCCATGCAACTCGATCTCTCCGGCGTTGTTTTGCTCTTGGCCACCGGCCTGGCCGCGGGCATCGTCAACACCTTGGCTGGGGCGGGTTCGCTCCTCACGGTGCCCGCCCTCGTGCTGCTGGGTGTGCCGGCTGATATTGCCAATGGCACCAACCGCCTCGGCGTTCTGGTCCACAATGTCGTGGCCACTTGGCGGTTCCATGCCGAGGGTGTCCCCGGGCTTCGGCAGGCAGCGCCGCTGATGGTCCCCACGATCGCGGGCTCGGTCGCGGGTGCCTACACGATCTCGCTCGTTTCGCCCGCCATGTTTCAACGCATGTTCGCGGTTCTGATGCTGGCCCTCGTTGTTCCTATCGTGATTCGCATTCAACCGGCCAGCCGGCGCTCCAAGTGGCCACAGGCGGTCACCGCAGCCGTTTTCTTCTTGGTCGGCACGTTCGGAGGTGCTTTTCAAGCAGGTGTTGGTTTGCTGCTCATCGCCGCCTTGGCTCATGCCGGGCACGATTTGCTGCGCGCGAACAGCATCAAGGTCGTCTTGAATGCCGTGCAAACTGCGGCTGCGCTGGCCATCTTCCTTATCCAAGGGCTGGTATGGTGGGGGCCCGGGCTCGTGCTCGCAGCGGGCTACGGCGTGGGCGGGGCAATTGGCGTTCGCTTAGCAGTGGCGGGCGGTGAGCCTGTCGTTCGCGTGTTCCTGGCGGTCACCGTGGTCGCTCTCTCGCTGCGGCTCCTCGGTTGGCGGTAGAGCGCCCCACGACGTGCAGGCCCGACGCGGAACCACGTTCGAAGCCTCAACGCGCGAGAGGCTTCGAAAATGCCGGCGATGCCGTAGACGGTCCTGCCGGCCACTTCCCTCTTTCGGCTCCTCCCTGCGCTACCGCAGCCACCAAGTGACGAAGGTGTTCCCCGCGCGGCGCAAGTCGCCGAACAACGTCGCAAGTAGGTAGGTCGCGAGGAACCCGAGCGCGTAAAATACTGAGGGATGCCGACCGGCCGCCGCTGCGACTCTGCACATGTTGCGCAGGACGAAGCGGCTCCTGTCCACGAGCAGCACGCTGGCAACTCCGATGACGGTGCCGCCCAAAATGTCGGTGGGGTAGTGCAGGCCGAGGTACACGCGCGGAAAGCACACCACCGCGACGGTGTGCACTAAAGCGATCAAGCCAAGAGGGCGCGCGACCATCCACAGTCCGGTTGCCAGCGCAAAAAACAGCGTGGCGTGGTCGCTCGGGAAGGCGCTCCATTCGGCCCATCCGGGTGACAACTCCGCATCCATGCCGACCAAGATTCGCGGGCGCGGCCGGTAGGGAAGTGCGAGCGCGAGCACCGACGCGATCGCCAATGCGCCCATGGCAGCGGCCAGGGCAGCCAGCAGCCGGGCTCGCTGCTCCCGTTGCTGCGATCCTTTCCGAAACCAAGCCCACCAATAGAGACTCAGCGCAAAGCCGCCTTTGACCAGTTCCCAGTTCGTGGAAAACGCAACCAGTCCATCAAACCATGGCCAGCGATTCGCCCAAGACGTGAGCCAGCGTAGGATGGCGAAGTCGAAGGCATTCACGAACTTGCTCTACTCGCGGTAGCGCGTGAGCCCTTGGGAAAGCACGACGTTACCGCGCTGAGTCTCGCATTGCACGATGGCCTCGCCCGGCGCGGTGCGCCACAGCTTGGTGACGATGGTGTCGCCGAAATACACTTGGTCCGCAAAACGGGCCTCGAAGTGCAAGAACCGCGCGGGGTTACCGTTGCAGAGCGCGCGCAAGATCGCTCGCCCCGCAAAGCCGTACGTGCAGAGCCCATGCATGAACGGCCTTTCGAACCCCGCCATACGGGCAAAGTCCGGATCGATGTGAATCGGGTTGCGATCCCCGGAAAGGCGGTAAATTGCGCCTTGTTCCGGCCGGGTCACCAACTCGACCACGTGATCCGGGGCGCGGTCCGGCGGGCGGTTGCGATCCTGCGTCGACGGGCCTCGCTCGCCGCCAAAACCACCGGCCCCGCGAATGAACAACGTTGCCTTGGTCGTGCACAGCAGCCCCTGCCGATCTTCGACGATGCCCTCACAGCCAATCACCGCTGCCTTTCCTTTGTCCCACACTTCAGCCACGCGGCCGGTGATGGTTACCTCTGCCTCTGGCGGGAGCTCGCGGTGGAGGGTGATCGACTGCTCGCCATGCAGCAGCATCGCCAAGTTGATGTCGACGTTCGACACCAGTCCGCCCATGGAAAACATCCCGGGAATCACCGCGTACGTCGGCAACACCTTCGGCCCTTTGCCTTCGTACACGAACGCCAGCTCGCCCTCGGGTTGGGCTCCCACCCCTACAGCGTAAAGCATTACGTCTTTCGCATCCCACCGGAACGTGACCGGTGGAAAGGTCATGCCTACAAGTGCACTAGAAATCGGTTGTCCCATCGCCAGTTTCCTTTCCCTCGTCTGAATCTACTTGTCGGCTCCTCCCTACCATGCGCGCACACTCGCGCCCTTTCAAAGTCGACGCTACGTCCCGATCTCGATGCGGTAATTGCCTAAGCGATCGATCGTGGCTCGGTCGCCTGGGTGCAACACAATCGTGGTAAAGGGCTCCTCGATAATTGCCGGGCCGGCAATTTTCTGCCCGGCGCGCAAACTCGGACCGGCAAACACTGGCACGGCCACAAAGCGCCCGCCGAAGTAGGCGCGTCGGCGTGATACCGGCTGTGCCGGCACACGCGTCGCGGCCAGCACCGGAAGGGCCGGTTTGGCCGTGTGCTGCACCACGGTGAGGCGCACACCCCGCAAAATCGGTTGCTCTTCGCGCACGGCATACGTGTGGAGTTCCTCGTGGAGATCGTGAAAGCGCTCGATGGTTTGCGCCCAGCGTTTCGGGGTCAGCGGCCGCAGTCCATTGCCCATCGGCACTGTCAAATCGAAGGTTTGTCCCGGGTAGCACAGTTGCGCAAAGCAGCGAAACTCGACCTTTTGTCGCCCGCCCCCGAGCACCTCGCGCGCGCGCCCCGCCATGTCGGCAAACAGCGCCTCGACCCGCGCCAGGTCCGCCGCCGCGGCGGGCGTGATGTACGACCGCATTTCGTCGACAATGCGATCGGCAAGCAGCAGCCCGAGGGCAGAAAACGCCGGCGAGGTTTTCGGCACGATGACCTGCCGAATGCCCAGCTCGCGCGCTTGTGCGGTGGCGTGGACCGGTCCGTTCCCTCCATACATCACCAGCGCGAACTCTCGCGGATCGACTCCGCGTTGAGCAGAAATCCGGCGGATGGCGTTCGCCATGTTGGCGTTGACGAGGCGATAAATCCCGTATGCGGCCTCTTCCACGGAAAGGCCGAGCGGTCGGGCAATCTGCTCCTCGATCGCTTCGGCTACGCCCTCTCGCTGCAAGCGCATGGTGCCCGCGCAAAAGGCTTCGGGGTTGAGATAGCCGAGGAGCAAATTGGCATCGGTGACCGTCGGCACGCGACCGCCGCGGCCGTAACAAATGGGCCCAGGGTCAGCTCCTGCGCTCTGCGGGCCTACCTGCAAGCTCCCGCTGACCACCCGCGCGAGCGAGCCCCCGCCTGCTCCGATGGAGTGCACCTGCACCATCGGCAGGGCGATGAGATACCGGTGATGCCAGTTCCAGCCGGATCTAATCTCCGCTTCGGCGCCACGGACAAGACAAACGTCGTAGCTCGTACCGCCCATGTCGGCGCAAATGAAATCCATCACTCCAGCCTCTCGACCGAGGCGACAGGCGGCCATCACCCCACCCGTGGGGCCGGAGGCGAGCAGGGTGACCGGGCGCTGCAGGATGTACTGCGGCCCCATCATTCCCCCATTGGACTGCATGAGCAGCAACTCACCGCGATAGCCACTGATGTGGAGGCGGTCCGCCAAGCGGCGCACGTAGCGATCGATCTTCGGGCCGACGTACGCGTTGACCAACGTCGTACTGGTCCGCTCGAACTCCGGTGCGGCGGGCAGGACTTCGTGCGATAGCCACACCGCCATCTCCGGACACTCTTCGCGCGCGATTTCGCGCACCCGCTGCTCGTGTCGTGGGTTGATGAAAGAGAACAAGAACACCACGGCCAGGGATTCGGTGCCTTGTTTGCGCAGTCGGCGCAGGGCAGCGCGCACTGCCTCTTCGTCGAGCGGCACGAGGACGTTACCCTCGTAGTCGAGCCGCTCCGGCACGCCAATGCGGCGGCGGCGCGGCGCAATCGGCGGGGGCGGGGGGAGTGCAGGATCCCAAATGTCTTCCTTAAAGCCGCGCCGGAGTTCGATTTCGTCGCGATGTCCGGCGCTGGTGACGAGTCCGGTCACTGCGCCGTTCATTTCGATCATCGTGTTGTCCGCGGTGGTCGTGCCGTGTACGATGCGGAGCGTTTTGCGCAGAAAGCTCGCCACCGACTCGCCCTCCTCCCCGGCAATTTGCGCAAGGCCCGCGAGCACTCCTTCGGATTGATCGCTCGGGGTGGTAGGGTGTTTCGCTAGGCGGATCGTGCCGTCGGGGCGGACGACGACAAAGTCCGTGAACGTTCCACCCACATCGATGCCAACGGCGTACCCACGCATGGAGACCCTCACATGGCCAGGATCAACTCGCCCTCTCACCGCTTTGCTGCCGCAGCTCGGCGCGGAGAGCTCGGGTTGCTTCCCAGTCGACCTCCAGGGTCAAGTCCTCAAGCGAACCGCGCAGCACAACGCCGTAGTCGCTTCGCGCCGCTTCGATAGAAACGTACTCGTCGAGTACGTCCTCGAGTACCCTTTGCGGGTCGCGTTCGAGCGGATCCCCCCAGCCACCACCACCCCCATATCGATACTCGTACCGTTCTCCAGGCAGGTGCTCGACATAAAACGCGGTGGTAGTCACCTCATGTGCATGTGGTCCCCCGGCGCGCACAATCAGCCGGTTCGGTGCTCCTGGCTTACCGCCGGCAATGCCAGGCATGGGGTATTTCCGCCCGACGACATAGGTGTAAATTTGCGCGGGGGCGCAAATTTCCTTGACATAAAGCGAGCCCGGGCAACCGCGCCACTTGCCGGGTCCACCCGTGTCGGTGGCGTAGTCACGCGAGATGTGCCGGACGGGAAAAATGGATTCGTTGATTTCCGCAGTGGCGCGAATCAAGTTCCCGAAGCTTACATTCATCGCCCCCCAGCCGTCTTGCCCGTACACCGCCCCGCAGTAAGCGGCAAAAGTGTCCACAGAGTGATCGATGAAGAGCTGCCCGGTCTTTGGGTGCTTGCCGAAGATCACCGTCGGCATTCCCATTTTGTAAATTTGCGGGCAACAACGCTCAGGAATGACTTGCTCGAGCGCCTTGGCGATGGCCTCGCCCACCTCGGTGCCGGGGTGGTGCGTGCCGGCAGCGACCGACCGTTCCGGCGGTGGATTTAAGCAGCAGCCAGGCGGAACGATCAGGCGGATGGAGTTGAAGAAGCCCTCGTTCTTCGGAATCGAAGGGTCCATCATGCTGGCGAGCTGGGCGACGACGTACCCCCGCGTGTTGCCGAAGGTGGAGTAGGCTTGCAAGTTGTCGCGCATGTCGGAGCCGGTGAAGTCGACGGTCAGATCGCTACCGCGAATCGTGACCTTGCAATGGATGTGAATATCGGGGTTCCCCTTCGGGTCGTGGTCGACATACACGTCCGACTCGTACTCGCCATCCGGCCACTTCGCGACTTCTTCTCGGAAGCGGCGCGCGGCGTATTCGATCATGTACTCCACGGCGGCCCGCACGGTGGCCGTGCCATAGCGCTGGAGGAGTTCCTTCAACCGGCGCACACCGAGCTGCGCAGCGCCAATTTGCGCCCGCAGGTCGCCTATGAAGGTGGGCGTGCGGTTGTTGATTTTCATCATGTACACTACATCGCGGCGCTCCACTCCGCGCTCGAACACCTTCACGGCGGGAAAGCGCACGCCCTCGGCCCAAATGTCGCGCGCATCCACGTTGTAGCCGCCGGGCATCGCCCCGCCCGTGTCGGCATGGTGGCACTGGATCGAGGCAATGAGCACCATTTCCCCGTCATGAAACACGGGGGCAAACACGTTGTAATCGGGAAGGTGGCCACCACCGTGGTACGGATCGTTAGCCACCAAAACGTCGCCATCGTACAAACCGTCGGGTCCGAAAAATTCGAGGGCGAATCGCACCGGCAAGGTGGAGCTCAACATGAACTGCGGAATCCCCACGCTCAGCGCTGCCAGCGAGCCGCGTGCATCCAAAATTGTGGCGTTGCGCTCGTTCGATTGGTTCAAGATGGGAGTCGTGGCCGTCAGGCTGACATGGGTGGCCATCTCGTAGCAAATGGTTTCCATCGCTCCGCGAATGATTTCGGCGGTAACCGGATCCACCGTTGTCTTGGCCTTGGGTGACTTCATCCGGCTTGCCGCTAGCCGGCGCGGTTTGTCACGAGAAACCACTTTGCCATGAGTTCGCATGGGTTCCTCCTTCCCCGATTTCAAGACCCCGAAGCGGGTGATGCCTCTCGGCTCGGGCGAAACTTGGGCAGGGCAACGTCGTCACGCACCTTGTCGAACACGACTTCCACAGGCATCCCCACGTAAATCTCTTCCGCGGAGCACTCCACCAGTTGCGTGTGCAAACGCGGACCCTCGTCCAACTCGACTAACGCGACGTTGTAAGGCACGTCGGCATTGAAGGCCGGATACTGCGACTGGTGCACAATCACCCAACTGTACACGCGCCCCTTGCCGGAAAGTGGCACCCAAGAAAAATTCTCGCTCTGACAACGCGGGCAGAGGAACGCCGGCGGAAAACGGATGTGCCCGCAGGCGTGGCACTGTTGCATGCAAAGCTGGCCGCGCAGCGCTGCTTCCCAAAACGGCGCTGTATCCTCGGTGCCGCGCGGCAAGGGCTTCTCGAGAGTGAACATGACAATCTCCTTTCAGTCGCGCGCCAACACCAGGGCGGAGTAGCTGACCGTCGGAGGCGATTCGTGCGGCGCCCCGCCGTAACCAGTCACCAAGCAAATCCGTGCACCGGCCACTTGCCGCTTTCCGCACTCTCCGCGCAGTTGGCGTACCCCTTCGCGTACATGACCGAAACCCCACAGATGGCCTTCGGACAACAGCCCGCCCGCGGTATTGCACGGCACGCGCCCGCCCAGCGCGAAATCCCCTCGCGCAAAGGCGGCATCCAGCTCTTCAGGCGCGGCAAGGCCATACGCCACGAGATCGTTCACGACCCGCGGGGTGAAGGCATCGTAGAACTGAACGCAGCTCAAGTCGCTGGCGCGAATCCCCGCCATTGCATACGCCCGCGCTGCCGCCTTCATGCCGCCCCACAACGCTTGCCCGTTGCCCTTCGGTTCCACCAGCTCCGCTCGATGCTCCTGGCCAACCCCGATGACGCGCACGACCGGCTGACGGAGATCCCGCGCCCGCTCCACTGAGGTGACGACGATGGCACCGCCGCCGTCCGTGTTCGGGCAACAATCGAACAAGCGCAGCGGCTCGGCCACCCATCGCGAGGCGAAATAATCCTCGAGGGTCATCGGCTTCTGCATCTGTGCTTCTTCGTTAAGCTGCGCATGGCTGCGGCAAGTCACCGCCACGCGTCCATACAGCTCGTCCGGCAGCCCGTACTCCACCTGCTGCCGGCGCTTGAGAAAGCCGCTGAAGCAAATTGCCCCCACATCGCCATACGCAAGGTGAAACTCGGAACCGAACAGTTGCAGCGCCACGCCTTGCGGCCAGGTTTGCGTGCCAAAGGCACACAGTACGGTGGAACAATACCCAGCCTCGATCGCTGCCATGGCCATGTGCACCGCCCCGCATGCCGTGGCACCGCCCATGTCCACAGTGCTGCAAAACGACGGATCGAGCCCCAGATAGGCAGCCACCCGTGCGGCCCAACCATGCTGCTCCCCGAGCGCGGCCGGCATCACTACCAGCAGTCCGTCGATGTCGGCCATGCGCACACCCGCATCTTCTACGGCTCGCTTACTCGCCTCCAGCGTGAAGCCCATCGGGCTCACTCCGGGCACCTTGCCAAAGCGCGACAACGCGACTCCGGCAATCGCATACTTTCCTCGCAACGTTCCCATCGCTCACCACGCGCGCATTGAATCAATTGATTAAAGCACTTGCTTGCCCCAGGGGCTGGACCAAGTCAAGGCGCCCGCAACCGCCTTTCGGCAAGCGCAACGCTCGCTTCGCCACTAGGGACCAGTTCTCAATACGCCGCGCAGCAGCAGCCCGCGAGGGGTCGCGGCCGCGCGCCGGGAGCCGCCACCGGTGCCTGCCGGTACCTCCAGGCCGTAACACAAAAGGAGACCGTGCCGCGGGCCGCTTGCAGCCTTCACTCCTCCGGCCAAGGCGACCCCTCGCCTACCGGCAACCTCCTTCGCCTCTCTCAATCGATGGGCGGAACAATCGACGTGGGCGAACGCGTCGACGTGCGGGTCGCACTGGCCGAGGCCGTAGGTGTGCGCGTGACCGTCGCTGTGCCCGTCGCAGTTCGTGAAGGCGTGGCAGGGAGCGTTGGCAACGGGCAGCGATTACCAAACTGCAGGTTCAGTACTTGCCCGCATTCGATGAAGACGGAATGCGTGCCCGGCGGCGAAGGGAAGGTTTGCACGCAACTGCCTTGCAGCACTTCCTGCACCGTGTACGGCGCAGCCGCTGGTATCCCCGTGCAAATCGTGCCACCTGCCAAAGTCACCACCGAGCTCACCACGTTGTTGTTGGCGTCGAGAAATTGGATCGTCCAGCCACCGAGCCCAGGCTCTCCATCGTTTTGACCGTTACCGTTGAGGTCCCAAAACTTCGTCACACACACCTCGGCAAAGCACGGC includes:
- a CDS encoding Zn-dependent alcohol dehydrogenase, with the protein product MVRGAVLYNFFEPLKIEQVRLRDPRPDEVVVKMAASGVCHSDLSVQQAKLPFPPPVILGHEGAGIVEEVGKDVVGLKPGDHVVLAWVQSCGRCAYCIDGEEHLCDAAIKAMMAGEETAFEKDGQAISRMAGVASFAERTLVRASACIKIPENVPLDRACLVGCGVMTGVGAVTNTAKLRPGQTVAVFGCGGVGLNVVQGAVLCGAARIIAVDLVDKKLQWAREFGATDTINATQTSDVPDAIRSLTEGRGVDFAFEVIGMPEIITQAFLSVRRGGKVIVVGVPGFDQTVSLPASAIPLEEKSVVGSLYGSAHMRRDMPKLLELYVQKRLKLDELISRRISLDQVNDAFAAMESGEVARSVIVYS
- a CDS encoding thiolase family protein, encoding MGTLRGKYAIAGVALSRFGKVPGVSPMGFTLEASKRAVEDAGVRMADIDGLLVVMPAALGEQHGWAARVAAYLGLDPSFCSTVDMGGATACGAVHMAMAAIEAGYCSTVLCAFGTQTWPQGVALQLFGSEFHLAYGDVGAICFSGFLKRRQQVEYGLPDELYGRVAVTCRSHAQLNEEAQMQKPMTLEDYFASRWVAEPLRLFDCCPNTDGGGAIVVTSVERARDLRQPVVRVIGVGQEHRAELVEPKGNGQALWGGMKAAARAYAMAGIRASDLSCVQFYDAFTPRVVNDLVAYGLAAPEELDAAFARGDFALGGRVPCNTAGGLLSEGHLWGFGHVREGVRQLRGECGKRQVAGARICLVTGYGGAPHESPPTVSYSALVLARD
- a CDS encoding Zn-ribbon domain-containing OB-fold protein, producing MFTLEKPLPRGTEDTAPFWEAALRGQLCMQQCHACGHIRFPPAFLCPRCQSENFSWVPLSGKGRVYSWVIVHQSQYPAFNADVPYNVALVELDEGPRLHTQLVECSAEEIYVGMPVEVVFDKVRDDVALPKFRPSREASPASGS
- a CDS encoding phosphatase PAP2 family protein; amino-acid sequence: MNAFDFAILRWLTSWANRWPWFDGLVAFSTNWELVKGGFALSLYWWAWFRKGSQQREQRARLLAALAAAMGALAIASVLALALPYRPRPRILVGMDAELSPGWAEWSAFPSDHATLFFALATGLWMVARPLGLIALVHTVAVVCFPRVYLGLHYPTDILGGTVIGVASVLLVDRSRFVLRNMCRVAAAAGRHPSVFYALGFLATYLLATLFGDLRRAGNTFVTWWLR
- a CDS encoding sulfite exporter TauE/SafE family protein translates to MALAQPTVRLLSEITFSAGLRCLQRHLVTTSASLPMQLDLSGVVLLLATGLAAGIVNTLAGAGSLLTVPALVLLGVPADIANGTNRLGVLVHNVVATWRFHAEGVPGLRQAAPLMVPTIAGSVAGAYTISLVSPAMFQRMFAVLMLALVVPIVIRIQPASRRSKWPQAVTAAVFFLVGTFGGAFQAGVGLLLIAALAHAGHDLLRANSIKVVLNAVQTAAALAIFLIQGLVWWGPGLVLAAGYGVGGAIGVRLAVAGGEPVVRVFLAVTVVALSLRLLGWR
- a CDS encoding hydantoinase/oxoprolinase family protein, whose product is MRGYAVGIDVGGTFTDFVVVRPDGTIRLAKHPTTPSDQSEGVLAGLAQIAGEEGESVASFLRKTLRIVHGTTTADNTMIEMNGAVTGLVTSAGHRDEIELRRGFKEDIWDPALPPPPPIAPRRRRIGVPERLDYEGNVLVPLDEEAVRAALRRLRKQGTESLAVVFLFSFINPRHEQRVREIAREECPEMAVWLSHEVLPAAPEFERTSTTLVNAYVGPKIDRYVRRLADRLHISGYRGELLLMQSNGGMMGPQYILQRPVTLLASGPTGGVMAACRLGREAGVMDFICADMGGTSYDVCLVRGAEAEIRSGWNWHHRYLIALPMVQVHSIGAGGGSLARVVSGSLQVGPQSAGADPGPICYGRGGRVPTVTDANLLLGYLNPEAFCAGTMRLQREGVAEAIEEQIARPLGLSVEEAAYGIYRLVNANMANAIRRISAQRGVDPREFALVMYGGNGPVHATAQARELGIRQVIVPKTSPAFSALGLLLADRIVDEMRSYITPAAAADLARVEALFADMAGRAREVLGGGRQKVEFRCFAQLCYPGQTFDLTVPMGNGLRPLTPKRWAQTIERFHDLHEELHTYAVREEQPILRGVRLTVVQHTAKPALPVLAATRVPAQPVSRRRAYFGGRFVAVPVFAGPSLRAGQKIAGPAIIEEPFTTIVLHPGDRATIDRLGNYRIEIGT
- a CDS encoding hydantoinase B/oxoprolinase family protein translates to MRTHGKVVSRDKPRRLAASRMKSPKAKTTVDPVTAEIIRGAMETICYEMATHVSLTATTPILNQSNERNATILDARGSLAALSVGIPQFMLSSTLPVRFALEFFGPDGLYDGDVLVANDPYHGGGHLPDYNVFAPVFHDGEMVLIASIQCHHADTGGAMPGGYNVDARDIWAEGVRFPAVKVFERGVERRDVVYMMKINNRTPTFIGDLRAQIGAAQLGVRRLKELLQRYGTATVRAAVEYMIEYAARRFREEVAKWPDGEYESDVYVDHDPKGNPDIHIHCKVTIRGSDLTVDFTGSDMRDNLQAYSTFGNTRGYVVAQLASMMDPSIPKNEGFFNSIRLIVPPGCCLNPPPERSVAAGTHHPGTEVGEAIAKALEQVIPERCCPQIYKMGMPTVIFGKHPKTGQLFIDHSVDTFAAYCGAVYGQDGWGAMNVSFGNLIRATAEINESIFPVRHISRDYATDTGGPGKWRGCPGSLYVKEICAPAQIYTYVVGRKYPMPGIAGGKPGAPNRLIVRAGGPHAHEVTTTAFYVEHLPGERYEYRYGGGGGWGDPLERDPQRVLEDVLDEYVSIEAARSDYGVVLRGSLEDLTLEVDWEATRALRAELRQQSGERAS
- a CDS encoding MaoC/PaaZ C-terminal domain-containing protein; protein product: MGQPISSALVGMTFPPVTFRWDAKDVMLYAVGVGAQPEGELAFVYEGKGPKVLPTYAVIPGMFSMGGLVSNVDINLAMLLHGEQSITLHRELPPEAEVTITGRVAEVWDKGKAAVIGCEGIVEDRQGLLCTTKATLFIRGAGGFGGERGPSTQDRNRPPDRAPDHVVELVTRPEQGAIYRLSGDRNPIHIDPDFARMAGFERPFMHGLCTYGFAGRAILRALCNGNPARFLHFEARFADQVYFGDTIVTKLWRTAPGEAIVQCETQRGNVVLSQGLTRYRE